From a single Rutidosis leptorrhynchoides isolate AG116_Rl617_1_P2 chromosome 5, CSIRO_AGI_Rlap_v1, whole genome shotgun sequence genomic region:
- the LOC139848046 gene encoding protein transport protein Sec61 subunit gamma-1 yields MDAIDSVIDPLRDFAKDSARLVKRCHKPDRKEFTKVATRTAIGFVVMGFVGFFVKLIFIPINNIIVGTS; encoded by the exons ATGGATGCAATTGATTCAGTCATCGATCCACTGAGAGACTTCGCTAAAGACAGCGCTCGTCTTGTCAAAAGATGCCACAAACCTGATCGCAAAG AATTTACTAAAGTTGCGACTCGTACTGCCATCGGTTTCGTTGTGATGGGATTCGTTGGTTTCTTCGTTAAATTGATCTTCATTCCTATTAATAACATCATTGTTGGCACTTCTTAA
- the LOC139848556 gene encoding arabinogalactan O-methyltransferase 2-like, translating into MVTKRKMIIPLVFVLVALSLLRVLKLTVSSSSFSSHRIAINTFNYESSKAAPKVPLNPIKKLLPRKEIRFLFNIISKKSPCNVLFFGLEEEYLKVHNINRGGTTVFLENRPEILKKTKGVLNATRVYKIEYKTYAKDAYKLLKYERSHSSCFVSLGIETIMSKCKLALTGLPKEVVTTKWDVIVVDGPGGDGLESPGRMGSIFTAGALARAGNETNVVVHDVDRMIEKWFSWEFLCEENRVSSKGRFWNFRIPQQNDNNSRRFCFV; encoded by the coding sequence ATGGTTACAAAAAGGAAAATGATCATTCCTCTTGTTTTCGTTCTAGTAGCTCTCTCCCTTCTCAGAGTACTCAAACTTACTGTCAGTTCTTCATCTTTTTCATCACATAGAATCGCTATAAATACATTTAACTACGAATCCTCAAAAGCTGCACCTAAAGTCCCTCTAAATCCAATCAAAAAATTACTCCCCAGAAAGGAGATCCGGTTTTTGTTCAATATAATTTCTAAAAAATCTCCCTGTAACGTTCTTTTTTTCGGTCTTGAAGAGGAGTACCTTAAGGTACATAACATCAACAGAGGTGGTACCACAGTATTTTTAGAAAACAGACCCGAAATCTTAAAGAAAACAAAGGGAGTGTTAAACGCTACCAGGGTTTACAAAATTGAGTACAAAACATACGCTAAAGATGCATACAAGTTGCTAAAGTACGAAAGATCACACTCAAGTTGCTTCGTGAGTTTGGGTATAGAAACTATCATGTCTAAATGTAAGCTTGCACTGACTGGGTTGCCCAAAGAAGTGGTAACAACGAAATGGGACGTGATCGTTGTGGATGGACCTGGTGGGGATGGGCTCGAGTCACCAGGGAGAATGGGTTCTATTTTTACGGCAGGTGCTCTGGCAAGAGCCGGAAATGAGACCAATGTGGTGGTCCATGACGTTGATCGGATGATTGAGAAATGGTTTTCGTGGGAGTTTTTATGTGAAGAGAATCGAGTTTCTTCTAAAGGGAGATTTTGGAACTTTAGGATACCTCAACAAAATGATAACAATTCTAGGAGATTTTGCTTTGTGTAG
- the LOC139850678 gene encoding ubiquitin-like modifier-activating enzyme 5 isoform X2 — protein MTISYTQSTDRIEITSDNGSRTETDIDRSSKSQDFIAGSISLSFRRSVKNGTGVDIVLSCVDNYEARMVVNQACNELNQTWMESGM, from the exons ATGACAATCTCATACACTCAAtcgaccgatcgaattgaaataaCATCCGACAATGGAAGTCGAACTGAAACAGATATTGACAGATCTTCAAAATCTCAAGACTTCATTGCCGGATCCATCTCATTAAGCTTCCGTCGATCAG TGAAAAATGGCACTGGAGTGGATATTGTTTTGAGCTGCGTGGATAATTACGAAGCCAGGATGGTTGTAAATCAG GCTTGCAATGAACTGAATCAAACTTGGATGGAATCTGGTATGTGA
- the LOC139850678 gene encoding ubiquitin-like modifier-activating enzyme 5 isoform X1 has product MTISYTQSTDRIEITSDNGSRTETDIDRSSKSQDFIAGSISLSFRRSVKNGTGVDIVLSCVDNYEARMVVNQACNELNQTWMESGVSNDAVSGHIQLLIPG; this is encoded by the exons ATGACAATCTCATACACTCAAtcgaccgatcgaattgaaataaCATCCGACAATGGAAGTCGAACTGAAACAGATATTGACAGATCTTCAAAATCTCAAGACTTCATTGCCGGATCCATCTCATTAAGCTTCCGTCGATCAG TGAAAAATGGCACTGGAGTGGATATTGTTTTGAGCTGCGTGGATAATTACGAAGCCAGGATGGTTGTAAATCAG GCTTGCAATGAACTGAATCAAACTTGGATGGAATCTG GTGTGTCTAACGATGCTGTTTCGGGTCATATACAGTTATTGATTCCTGGGTAA